The following are encoded together in the Lactuca sativa cultivar Salinas chromosome 1, Lsat_Salinas_v11, whole genome shotgun sequence genome:
- the LOC111890336 gene encoding annexin-like protein RJ4: protein MATILTVEDAYPGVDAELLKKACHGWGTDEKAVISILAHRNAPQRKLIREAYKDMYGEDLVKRLEHELSGDLERAVYRWNLDPADRNAVLANVALRKEHRDHRVFIELSCTLSPEELFDVKRAYQCRYKRSLEEDIASHTSDDLRKLLVGLVSIHRYQGDEVNLKLANSESSILRNAIEEKTFNHEEILRIITTRSKPQLMATLNHYKDEHGCNMTKQLKDDRANEYTETLRTTIRCMSDPIKYFEKVIRNAVKKSGTNEDALTRVIVTRAEKDLKIIMDQYQKRNSVPLDHVIAKETSGHYKRFLLALLGKDE from the exons ATGGCGACCATCTTAACTGTTGAAGACGCTTATCCTGGTGTCGATGCTGAACTTCTAAAAAAGGCCTGCCATG GATGGGGAACCGATGAAAAGGCTGTAATATCGATTCTGGCTCATCGAAATGCACCTCAAAGGAAACTGATAAGGGAAGCTTATAAAGATATGTATGGTGAGGATCTTGTCAAGCGACTTGAACATGAGCTATCTGGTGATCTTGAG AGAGCAGTGTATCGATGGAATTTGGACCCTGCGGATCGGAATGCAGTGCTAGCAAATGTGGCTCTACGGAAGGAACACCGAGATCATAGGGTGTTCATTGAACTGTCGTGCACTCTTTCTCCGGAGGAGCTTTTTGATGTCAAGCGAGCCTATCAATGCCGCTACAAGCGTTCTTTGGAAGAAGACATTGCTTCGCATACTTCTGATGATCTGCGAAAG TTACTTGTGGGTTTGGTGAGCATACATAGGTATCAAGGTGATGAAGTAAACTTGAAATTGGCAAACTCTGAGTCGAGCATTCTTCGTAATGCCATTGAAGAGAAAACATTTAACCATGAAGAAATCCTCCGAATTATCACTACAAGGAGCAAGCCACAACTCATGGCTACTTTGAATCATTACAAAGATGAACACGGTTGCAATATGACCAAG CAATTAAAGGATGATCGAGCCAACGAGTACACAGAAACACTACGTACCACAATTAGATGCATGAGTGATCCGATTAAGTACTTTGAAAAG GTGATACGTAATGCTGTTAAAAAAAGTGGGACTAACGAGGACGCACTAACTCGGGTTATCGTTACACGAGCTGAGAAAGACCTAAAGATTATTATGGACCAATATCAGAAGAGGAACAGTGTGCCACTTGATCATGTTATTGCAAAGGAAACTTCTGGGCATTACAAGCGATTCCTTCTCGCACTACTTGGGAAGGATGAGTAG
- the LOC111890329 gene encoding uncharacterized protein LOC111890329, which produces MESRDKEPMETQTQSRSRTSGQTNVRTKTDKAWEHITLSKDDQGNKIYICNFCEKNFRGGGISRAKKHLVGVIGDISACTKVTPKVHFTMEGNLKETSQREKCKATSSVTILDDDEDIEETQVGNAKERSVKEGKKKATSSVHPFFTKGINDPSPRTIKSAMQTKKRINDVDLVIAMWFYDACIPMNACNSSYFQHMIDKITSIGYGYKAPNYHALRVNLLSDAKKFVSLLIDSYRSQWIESGCTIISDGWRDIRQRHLINFLVCCPKGISFLKSVDAFDIESNALNLCNLFAKIVEMVGQKNVVQIVTNNVASYKLAGNMLCERYTSITWSPCVAHCLNLVLKDVSKLDNVKSLVTLASRLRKRVGWTEIIRPGATRFGTAFIALKSLYDRKSDLQAMVISTEFNKMLKVGNGVECKEIVLNENFWKNCLITVKVMTPLLRLLRLCDSDEKPTLGYVYEGMHRARRGIKELFKKKKELYKPYTNIIDRCWDRMLRKSIHCATYLLNPVFQYDRENLCSKREIFQGVLDMVEKNFSGSSIKDLTMSLGKFYDSEDEWWKLFGRDTPMLQKFAIRILSQTVSSSGCKQNEVGHVFDENEVDSKFHLLSDREIDTFNTPLS; this is translated from the exons ATGGAATCTAGGGACAAAGAACCAATGGAAACACAAACTCAATCTCGATCCCGAACTTCCGGTCAAACGAATGTAAGAACTAAGACAGATAAAGCATGGGAACATATAACTCTATCCAAGGATGACCAAGGAAACAAGATTTACATTTGTAATTTTTGTGAAAAAAATTTCCGTGGTGGTGGCATTAGCAGAGCTAAGAAACATCTTGTCGGTGTTATTGGTGACATATCAGCTTGTACTAAAGTAACTCCAAAAGTTCATTTTACAATGGAAGGTAATTTGAAAGAAACATCACAAAGGGAAAAATGTAAAGCTACATCAAGTGTTACTATCTTGGATGACGATGAAGATATAGAAGAAACACAAGTTGGAAATGCCAAAGAACGATCTGTTAAAGAGGGGAAAAAGAAAGCTACATCAAGTGTTCATCCTTTCTTTACAAAAGGTATAAATGATCCTTCTCCACGCACTATTAAATCTGCCATGCAAACTAAGAAAAGAATAAATGATGTGGATTTAGTTATTGCAATGTGGTTCTATGATGCATGTATACCTATGAATGCTTGTAACTCTTCATATTTTCAACATATGATAGATAAAATAACAAGTATTGGTTATGGGTACAAAGCACCTAATTATCATGCTCTGAGGGTAAACTTATTATCAGATGCAAAGAAATTTGTTTCATTGTTAATTGATTCATACAGAAGTCAGTGGATTGAAAGTGGTTGCACGATTATCAGTGATGGGTGGAGGGATATTAGGCAACGCCATTTGATTAATTTCTTGGTTTGTTGTCCTAAAGGGATATCATTTCTTAAATCTGTTGATGCATTTGATATAGAGAGCAATGCATTGAATTTGTGTAATTTGTTTGCTAAGATTGTTGAGATGGTAGGACAAAAGAATGTGGTACAAATTGTTACTAACAATGTTGCCAGTTACAAACTTGCTGGTAATATGTTATGTGAAAGATATACTTCTATTACTTGGTCTCCATGTGTAGCACATTGTCTTAATCTTGTATTAAAGGATGTTTCAAAATTGGATAATGTGAAAAGTTTGGTCACTCTTGCATCTAGG TTAAGAAAAAGAGTTGGTTGGACTGAAATCATCCGTCCAGGTGCTACCCGTTTTGGTACCGCTTTTATTGCATTGAAAAGTTTGTATGATCGTAAATCCGATTTACAAGCAATGGTTATATCTACAGAGTTTAACAAGATGTTAAAAGTGGGAAATGGGGTTGAATGCAAAGAAATTGTCTTGAACGAAAATTTTTGGAAAAATTGTTTGATTACGGTGAAAGTGATGACTCCTTTGTTAAGGCTTTTGCGGTTATGTGATTCGGATGAAAAACCTACATTGGGTTATGTTTATGAGGGAATGCATCGCGCAAGGAGAGGGATTAAGGAATTATTTAAGAAAAAGAAAGAATTATACAAGCCTTATACCAACATAATTGATAGATGTTGGGATAGGATGTTAAGAAAAAGTATTCATTGTGCAACGTATTTGTTAAATCCAGTTTTCCAGTATGATCGTGAGAATCTTTGTTCTAAAAGAGAGATATTTCAAGGCGTTCTTGATATGGTTGAGAAGAATTTTTCTGGTAGCAGCATTAAAGATCTTACAATGTCTCTAGGAAAGTTCTATGATAGTGAAG ATGAGTGGTGGAAGTTATTTGGTAGGGATACACCTATGTTGCAAAAGTTTGCTATTAGAATTTTAAGTCAAACCGTATCTTCTTCCGGTTGTAAAC AAAACGAAGTTGGTCATGTTTTTGATGAGAATGAAGTTGATAGTAAATTTCATTTACTAAGTGATCGTGAAATTGATACGTTTAACACTCCATTGTCTTAA